Genomic segment of Arachnia propionica:
CCATCGGTCAGAAGCTGACCGAGAACCTCCCGGTGCCGCGGGCCGGGACAGGGAGCCACACCTGATCAGCATCGGGTCAGTCAGCAATGTGTTCCCACACACCCCACGGCATGTGCGGGTTCATGGTGACGCGCGGAAACCCGCATGGTTTTTCGCAACAAGGTTCAAGACCTCAGTTTCCGGCGTCGCAGCCCGGGAACCACCTCTCGCAGGTGCGGCGGGTCATCACGGGTGAAGGTCCATTCCGGATCGGTGAGCATCCGGGCCGCCGAGAGGCCTCCAACCATGGCGATCACTCCGAGCAGTGCCGTCATGCCCTGCGTGACGGCCAGGTCCGTGTGATTCTGGTCGAGGTGGAGCAGGCTCCGCAGGGCGAAAGCACCGGGGATGGAAACCAGGAGGGTCGGCACGGTCATGATGATCTTCTCAAGTCCGAATAGCCTTCCCAACAAGGCGCAGCCGAGGCCGATGATGAAACAGCCGGCGAACGTCGCCACGTGTTCCGCGACCCCAAGGTCGATGAGCTCCAGCCTGACGGCATTGCCCGCAACCGCGACCGCACCGGAGGCCATCGCGGCGCGTAGGGGCGAGTTCAGCATCATGGCCCACCCCACGACCGCGATGAAACTGGCCACCACTCGAATGGCCCACACCTGCCACGGCTCCACGCCGAGAGGCGGTGCGGTCTCCGCGGTGACCCCACCGAGATTGGCCACGATCCACACCCCGATGGTGATGGCAAGCAGGATCATGGACGCATAGGCGGCCCGGGGCAACCCCGCTGTGAGGTCCAGCCGGGTCAGTTCCAGGCCCGCGGTCACGAGCGGGAAACCGGGGATCAGAAAGATGGAGGCACAGATGAACCCCGCGGCCATGCGCGGACTTGGTTCCCCGAACAGCCGGTCCAGCATCCCGGTTCCCAGTAAATACAGTGCCGAGGCGGTGAAGGCAGAGACCATCACCACGGCCAAGTGGTTGATCTGCCAGCGCCCGAGCCGCCGGAACAGCAGATACGCCAGCGCAGAGGCGGGCAGCACAGTCCCGATCTCGCGCCAGCCACCGCCGGCGAGCACCGCGACGGAGGCGCAGGCCAGGGCGACCATGATTCCTCTCAACCATGCCGGGTACAGCGGATCCGCGTGGTCGATCCGGTCCAGCTGGCGGTCAAGCTCCGTCGCAGTGATCCGTTCCGGCATCTCATTGCTGAGTTTCTGCAGCATCGCGATCCGGTGAGCATTAACCCCCGGTTTGGGAACCTCGACCACTTTGGTGCGAAACACTCCACGGCGTTCCACCGTCATGGCCAGCGACGTGAACGTGATCGACGAGGCGATGTGTCCCAGCCCGAGGGCCTTGGCGGAACGCCGCATGAGCTGCCGGACCCGGAGCGAACTGGTACCGGCACCGAGCATCATCCCCCCGGCCCGCGCCACCGCGTCGGTTCGCCGGATCAGATGCCTGGGTTCCAGGGAGTCCTCGAACTCCTGATCGCCGTAGCACTCGGGGTCTGGTTGATTCACGGGCGGTGATTCTACGCGCCCGCTCCCCGGTCCGGGCGGATCAACCCAAGGCCCGTTCCAGCCTCGAGGGCTCCTCCGCCTCTCGTCAACGGCTTCTCCCCACCGGAAGGCGTATTCACTCGCCCGCCGCAGAGGTCGTGGAGACCACATCCCGGATCAGGTCCCCGGTCATCCGCCTTCCCGGAACGCCGTCGGCCGGTCAGGAACCCGGATTCGTCATCAGTCGGCGCGCGTCATGGAGTGGAGGCAGGCGAGACTGTGGGCCGCCACCATTTCTCCGTGCTCGTCGCGGACTAGGTCGTCGAGCCGGACGAGGTCCGCACGCTCCGGGAAGTGTTCAGCGACAACACGACTGATGACGTACACGGCGCCAGGCCTGGGTTCGGGCAGGGACGGTTCGACACCGACCCAAGTGGCGCCGACGGCGATGGGCACCTCCCACACCACCTGCAGATCGTCGGGGTTATCCGGATCAGCCACGCGCAGACTTTCCTGTCTCCCGTTGGAGAGCAGGAGCCTGGGTACCACGCCGGAGGCGGGAAGTTGTAGCGTCCGGTCGGCGTCGAGGTCAACGACGACGTCATGGACGGTGAGGTTGGCCAGAACCGTGGCTGGTGCCCGTGCAACAACACCATTCCCTGTTCAGGGTTCCCGGGTGTGGGCCAGGGATTTGAGCTCAGACATGAGATGGTCGAATTC
This window contains:
- a CDS encoding threonine/serine ThrE exporter family protein, with the protein product MNQPDPECYGDQEFEDSLEPRHLIRRTDAVARAGGMMLGAGTSSLRVRQLMRRSAKALGLGHIASSITFTSLAMTVERRGVFRTKVVEVPKPGVNAHRIAMLQKLSNEMPERITATELDRQLDRIDHADPLYPAWLRGIMVALACASVAVLAGGGWREIGTVLPASALAYLLFRRLGRWQINHLAVVMVSAFTASALYLLGTGMLDRLFGEPSPRMAAGFICASIFLIPGFPLVTAGLELTRLDLTAGLPRAAYASMILLAITIGVWIVANLGGVTAETAPPLGVEPWQVWAIRVVASFIAVVGWAMMLNSPLRAAMASGAVAVAGNAVRLELIDLGVAEHVATFAGCFIIGLGCALLGRLFGLEKIIMTVPTLLVSIPGAFALRSLLHLDQNHTDLAVTQGMTALLGVIAMVGGLSAARMLTDPEWTFTRDDPPHLREVVPGLRRRKLRS